The proteins below come from a single Miscanthus floridulus cultivar M001 chromosome 1, ASM1932011v1, whole genome shotgun sequence genomic window:
- the LOC136510991 gene encoding uncharacterized protein gives MLPILDSAGAVPAIVAAATKAVSTPPPPPPPPPAPPPSQQGPSVAVTTTAAYQLVEAGDGALPPLQIEEAADSRADGPRAAGSMVGNDGEAAARQQPLPPPRPMTSPEEKVPAEVGPEQLAAMGDPGPSSSSLEPGTMVAGVGTLDA, from the coding sequence ATGCTCCCCATCCTCGACAGCGCCGGCGCCGTCCCGGCCATAGTGGCCGCGGCCACGAAGGCCgtctccacccccccccccccccccccccccccgcccgctCCCCCTCCTTCGCAGCAGGGGCCTAGCGTCGCCGTCACCACCACCGCGGCCTACCAGCTCGTAGAAGCCGGTGATGGGGCGCTACCGCCGTTGCAGATCGAGGAGGCGGCCGATTCCCGTGCAGATGGGCCCCGGGCGGCCGGATCCATGGTCGGCAACGATGGAGAGGCCGCCGCGCGGCAGCAGCCACTGCCGCCTCCACGGCCCATGACGTCGCCGGAGGAGAAGGTGCCGGCGGAAGTCGGTCCCGAGCAGCTGGCTGCCATGGGCGACCCCGGTCCGAGCTCGTCGTCGCTTGAGCCGGGCACCATGGTCGCCGGCGTTGGCACGCTAGATGCGTAG
- the LOC136470563 gene encoding auxin-responsive protein SAUR40-like, translated as MAKMLWRKLQAAPSKQGSGSPVRAGGVGAAMPRGYVPMRLVGDGGEDDKHDETVLVPVALLKQPRMVELLEMAERQYGYGQPGVLRIPCDARRFEQLMGLACMAR; from the coding sequence ATGGCGAAGATGCTGTGGAGAAAGCTGCAGGCGGCACCGAGCAAGCAGGGCTCGGGGTCGCCGGTCCGCGCCGGCGGCGTCGGGGCGGCGATGCCGAGAGGGTACGTGCCCATGCGGCTCGTTGGCGACGGCGGCGAGGATGACAAGCACGATGAGACTGTCCTGGTGCCGGTGGCGCTGCTCAAGCAGCCCCGCATGGTGGAGCTGCTGGAGATGGCCGAGCGGCAGTACGGGTACGGCCAGCCCGGCGTGCTGCGGATCCCCTGCGACGCCCGGCGCTTCGAGCAGCTCATGGGTCTGGCGTGCATGGCCAGGTAG
- the LOC136470572 gene encoding auxin-responsive protein SAUR71-like, translated as MMSWKRKTSSGEEEKVVVPRGHVPMLLAGGDDGGDHHGERVLVPVRLLSDPSVAALLDMAAQRYGYGQPGVLRVPCDAGHFRQVLDGAMHSLK; from the coding sequence ATGATGTCCTGGAAGAGGAAGACCAGCAGCGGGGAGGAGGAGAAGGTCGTCGTCCCGAGAGGGCACGTCCCGATGCTGCTCGCCGGCGGGGACGACGGGGGAGATCATCATGGCGAGCGCGTGCTGGTGCCGGTGCGGCTGCTCAGCGACCCTTCCGTCGCGGCGCTGCTGGACATGGCGGCGCAGCGGTACGGGTACGGCCAGCCCGGCGTGCTGCGGGTCCCCTGCGACGCCGGTCACTTCCGCCAGGTCCTCGACGGCGCCATGCACAGCCTGAAATGA